One window of Opisthocomus hoazin isolate bOpiHoa1 chromosome 15, bOpiHoa1.hap1, whole genome shotgun sequence genomic DNA carries:
- the BRAT1 gene encoding integrator complex assembly factor BRAT1 — protein MFCQRPEFLARARRRFAMTRECSLLLPRVCAVLADPRRPGSDDTCLEKLLDWFQDLTRFDPTVEVLQDNPCLTEFITSMLALPEPSPSILSFTLRLAGILAASENRFQLLQQEQLLVRLFGRDGPLSSALWENASVRSGWVEGVHTMMHHQPALHFVCSDGGIDVIFTLQGDPSLFVASAASQLLVDMLTLSVESETTEPLSVKDCDWPVYAQVIIKHIEDSLQSSSVSHIEQSLKLLTSLFANCRATWTKVLWLGIAKQIESFLMEETVQAQHMLANLLLHVAWSPVLCDTEDSFWALVTTALQHLTPLHAGPLAVGILRLYKCPQDVRMQALTVLLQPMDCILRAASQPLEYAGLLDESVSDPAAVESLLSSKSSCVTLLCQTLAHLEKLLSLMHLRVDLPYTSLLHSVMTILQFCNGFLSPSSPLGSTISRILINSCRVQRSALDVLAALSNRKGCDTLIGSTFDVLQAYLESPNTSPTVLKKTFQATSKWLVCLQELSCSNSQWQQTEKILEGVFLVLQKRLCSPCWEVRDSSLEFLTVLIKCLRDQDEFRQSLLSSEVPRLTENLLEDPESYVRASAVTAVGHLAFITYFAPESSVVGNQYNKEHTVAKLQEILSTDPEGFPRRAVISIFTEWLRQGCAGQLEDTEQFVSRVIQTVEHDLDWEVRLCGLELVHIFCSQTICRLGHPDCMYDSIPSTVTSSIHQNELLQVFCRAKLFRFLFQSLCDCDKPVGQRAWDILYSLKENVCPVCTLEDTQEIGDTPAGHGAAWLQMTLGEDSLAQNFPTDGGNKVDFEDPESMMIALGAINVEELHDELNRSSDHVEKSPQSLLQDILATVGTIEENEADCY, from the exons ATGTTCTGCCAGAGGCCCGAGTTCCtggcccgggcccgccgccgcttCGCCATGACCCGCGAGTGCTCCCTCCTCCTGCCGCGGGTCTGCGCCGTCCTGGCCGACCCTCGGCGGCCCGGCTCTGATGACACCTGCCTGGAGAAGCTGCTCGACTGGTTCCAGGACCTCACCAGGTTCG ATCCTACCGTGGAGGTGCTGCAGGACAACCCCTGCCTGACAGAGTTCATCACCTCCATGCTAGCACTGCCAGAGCCCAGTCCGAGCATCCTCTCCTTTACTCTGCGGTTAGCTGGGATACTTGCCGCTTCCGAAAACCGCTTCCAGCTCTTGCAG CAGGAGCAGCTGTTGGTCAGGCTCTTTGGTAGGGATGGGCCTCTGAGCAGTGCACTGTGGGAGAATGCATCTGTGCGAAGTGGCTGGGTGGAGGGTGTGCACACCATGATGCATCACCAGCCTGCCCTGCACTTCGTCTGCAGTGATG GAGGCATAGATGTGATCTTCACTCTGCAAGGGGATCCCAGCCTGTTTGTGGCTTCAGCTGCCAGTCAGCTGCTGGTGGACATGCTCACCCTCTCTGTTGAGTCTGAAACAACTGAACCTCTCAGCGTGAAGGACTGTGACTGGCCAGTGTATGCCCAAGTGATTATAAAGCATATAGAAGATTCCCTTCAGTCCAGCTCTGTCTCTCACATCGAGCAGTCGTTAAAACTGTTAACTAGTCTCTTTGCCAATTGTCGTGCTACGTGGACTAAAGTACTTTGGTTAGGCATAGCAAAGCAAATAGAATCCTTTTTGATGGAAGAGACTGTTCAAGCACAGCACATGCTGGCGAATCTTTTGCTTCACGTGGCATG GTCCCCTGTGCTTTGTGACACTGAAGACAGTTTTTGGGCATTAGTGACTACTGCTTTGCAACACTTAACCCCACTACACGCAGGTCCTTTGGCAGTGGGAATTCTGAGGCTCTACAAATG CCCACAAGACGTGAGGATGCAGGCGCTGACTGTTCTACTTCAGCCAATGGACTGTATTTTGAGAGCAGCCTCCCAGCCTCTGGAATACGCAG GTTTGCTGGATGAGTCTGTTAGTGATCCTGCTGCTGTTGAAAGTCTGCTGTCCTCCAAGTCATCGTGTGTTACTCTTCTGTGTCAGACCCTCGCTCATCTGGAGAAGCTGCTGTCTCTG ATGCATTTGCGAGTGGATTTACCCTATACATCTTTGCTACACTCTGTCATGACAATATTACAATTCTGTAATGGCTTCCTGAGTCCATCTTCTCCTCTGGGAAGCACGATAAGCCGAATCTTGATCAATTCCTGCAGAGTGCAGAGGTCAGCTCTTGATGTCCTAGCAGCACTCTCAAACCGAAAAG GCTGTGACACACTCATAGGAAGCACCTTCGATGTCCTTCAGGCATACCTGGAGAGTCCGAACACCAGCCCTACT gttctaaagaaaacatttcaagctACATCCAAGTGGTTGGTGTGCTTGCAGGAACTGTCCTGCTCCAACAGTCAGTGGCAACAAACTGAGAAGATTTTGGAAG GTGTGTTTCTGGTGCTGCAGAAGCGTTTGTGCAGTCCTTGCTGGGAAGTAAGAGATTCTTCTCTGGAGTTCCTCACTGTCCTGATTAAATGCTTGAGAG ACCAGGATGAGTTCAGGCAGTCTCTCCTGTCTTCGGAGGTGCCAAGGCTTACAGAAAATCTTCTTGAAGATCCAGAAAGCTACGTGCGAGCGAGTGCTGTGACTGCTGTGGGACACTTGGCCTTCATTACTTACTTTGCTCCGGAGTCATCTGTCGTAGGGAATCAGTATAATAAAGAG CACACTGTAGCAAAGCTTCAGGAAATCTTGTCAACGGACCCAGAGGGCTTTCCTAGGAGGGCTGTGATCAGCATCTTCACCGAGTGGCTGAGACAAGGCTGCGCAGGTCAGCTGGAAGATACAGAACAGTTCGTCTCTAGAGTGATCCAAACTGTGGAGCATGACTTAGACTGGGAAGTCAGACTTTGTGGTTTGGAACTGGTTCACATTTTCTGTAGTCAGACAATTTGCCGACTTGGCCATCCTGATTGCATGTATGATTCCATCCCATCTACGGTCACTAGTTCCATTCATCAGAATGAGTTGCTGCAGGTATTTTGCCGAGCAAAACTGTTCAGGtttttgtttcagtctttgtGTGACTGTGACAAACCAGTAGGTCAGAGAGCCTGGGATATACTGTATAGCTTAAAAGAGAATGTCTGTCCAGTTTGTACCCTGGAGGATACACAAGAGATTGGAGACACACCTGCAGGACACGGTGCTGCCTGGTTACAAATGACACTAGGGGAAGATTCTCTGGCCCAGAACTTCCCCACAGATGGTGGCAATAAGGTGGATTTTGAAGATCCAGAGAGCATGATGATAGCTTTGGGTGCAATAAACGTAGAAGAGCTACATGATGAGCTAAACAGAAGTAGTGACCATGTGGAGAAAAGCCCTCAGTCCCTCTTACAGGACATCCTTGCTACTGTAGGGACCATAGAGGAGAATGAAGCTGACTGTTACTGA